Proteins encoded by one window of Cloeon dipterum chromosome 4, ieCloDipt1.1, whole genome shotgun sequence:
- the Rsph4a gene encoding radial spoke head protein 4 homolog A — MEAIEVTEEDVREAKNALDPRVVSVLTKLVSRLLHERPPDAFDILEQLVISAKNDEGENQSDLPPEIPLENAKLMQSFYNPEHGELKELNAAWLDRPPQVMPWTSCREHLSMQRLQQQHQQIYRLRFWGCIWFKWYVLEAELTPQGFVSRAEEVDAAAKQAQALTKAAWEEMKKEAEETGKPLPEPPFLSDIPIEPSGTGVNSMVYLVSSELGLPESWTWLPDITPEDILKARQIVRFPEDIEGDCSASGLGKAVILRAQIARINASTRVAPQGMFKMKKKLAPGEEEDDEDEEDEDEEEDEENEEPKEARLNARFKLPALKQLVDLNKWVHITSFILQSQGRVKWWNPNPDADEDEEDEEEEEEGEKKAGPEKCPKPLSPIAQDEASPHLAQGFPTCWALRKVSVLGPPAVVARSLIWPGSITLFYSGQIEHIYIGWGVKSSSNHYCPPLVPEVAVEPAELLLSKDPTVEEEKAAQAQDDEDEDEEKEGEEDEDD, encoded by the exons ATGGAGGCCATTGAAGTTACTGAGGAGGATGTGCGAGAGGCGAAAAATGCACTGGATCCTCGAGT CGTTTCCGTGCTGACGAAACTGGTGAGCAGACTCCTCCATGAAAGACCTCCCGACGCTTTTGACATTCTTGAGCAGTTGGTAATTTCTGCTAAGAACGATGAGGGAGAAAATCAGTCCGATTTGCCCCCAGAGATTCCGCTGGAAAATGCCAAGCTCATGCAGAGCTTTTATAACCCA GAGCATGGGGAGTTGAAAGAATTGAACGCAGCCTGGTTGGACAGACCTCCGCAGGTGATGCCCTGGACGAGCTGCAGGGAACA TCTGTCCATGCAAcgactgcagcagcagcaccagcagatTTACCGCCTGAGGTTCTGGGGCTGCATTTGGTTCAAATGGTACGTGCTGGAGGCTGAGCTGACGCCTCAGGGCTTCGTAAGTCGGGCTGAGGAAGTCGATGCGGCTGCCAAACAGGCTCAGGCTTTGACCAAGGCCGCTTGGgaggaaatgaaaaaggagGCTGAGGAGACAGGAAAGCCCCTGCCTGAACCACCATTTTTGTCGGACATACCGATCGAGCCTTCAGGAACGGGAGTAAACTCAATG GTTTATTTAGTGAGTTCAGAACTGGGACTCCCTGAGAGCTGGACTTGGTTGCCAGACATCACCCCAGAAGACATCTTGAAGGCTCGGCAGATCGTGCGGTTTCCTGAGGACATAGAGGGTGATTGCAGCGCCAGTGGCCTAGGCAAGGCAGTCATTTTGCGAGCCCAAATCGCGAGGATCAATGCGTCGACCAGGGTGGCGCCGCAGGGTatgttcaaaatgaaaaagaaactgGCTCCTGGCGAAGAAGAAGACGACGAAGACGAGGAGGATGAGGACGAAGAGGAAGATGAGGAAAACGAAGAACCGAAAGAGGCGCGGCTGAATGCACGCTTTAAGTTGCCGGCACTGAAGCAGCTCGTGGACCTGAACAAATGGGTGCACATCACCTCGTTCATCCTCCAAAGTCAAGGCAGAGTCAAATGGTGGAATCCCAATCCTGACGCCGATGAGGATGAAGAAGACGAG GAGGAAGAAGAGGAGGGAGAGAAGAAGGCAGGTCCAGAGAAGTGTCCGAAGCCATTGTCTCCGATCGCCCAGGATGAAGCCAGTCCTCATTTGGCACAAGGTTTCCCAACCTGCTGGGCCCTGAGGAAAGTCTCAGTGCTTGGGCCTCCAGCTGTCGTGGCTCGCTCGCTAATCTGGCCAGGGTCCATCACTCTCTTCTACTCGGg GCAAATAGAGCACATTTACATTGGCTGGGGCgtgaaaagcagcagcaaccacTATTGCCCACCGCTTGTACCGGAGGTCGCGGTTGAACCAGCAGAACTTTTGTTGAGCAAGGACCCGACCGTGGAGGAGGAAAAAGCTGCTCAGGCTCAGGACGATGAGGATGAGGACGAGGAAAAAGAGGGCGAGGAGGATGAGGATGACTAA